GATCcgatctaatctgattagaatttGAAATATCTGATCGATTGCCATCcctatcaaaagatagttgaCATCCGATGTAGTTAGCCGAAAAAACATTCCTTAAAAATTGTACTTTGCATCAAGAACTTAGAATTCCTACCGAGTCATGTACCCGAAGACATCAGACTTTGCATGTTTTTTTTGGAAAACTCCGGCCATCATATCTCACCAACCAAATAAAGCATTCCATGAGGGTCACCACCATCTTGGTCTCTGAACACTCAATCCTCACATAGATCCGCtccattattaattaattttagtaaAAGTATCGGTAGAACGAGGAAGAATCTTGCACTAATTCCAATTCAaacagaaaattattttttaagtaaGGCAATTTTTTCCTAACTCATCACATTAGAGTCCTGCTACCCTCGTGTGCATGAGAATATAAACGCGGGCTCCTTCCACACTTCTCTTCGCTCCTCGGTCTCAATTTAAGGCGAATTGGCATTAAGATTCCAATCTTTGGAAACCAGAAGTAGAAGCCATCAGTGTCTCTCCTTAGACCATGTCAATGTCTATATAAACCTTATGAAATGTTCCTTCCTCAAAATCTTCATGTCAATCATTAATGTACCAATTATAGACCTAGGAATATCTCATGATAATGATGACATTATTTCCAGCAATGCAAGTTTGATGTAAGGAGTTGAACATGAACAAAGAGATACGGATGTTAGTTTATCTGCGTCCATGCCCATTAGCCAAGTCTCATGACCCAGCCAGAAAGCTGACAAGGGTTTTCGAGCTCTCCTTCCCGAGTTACATGGGCTGTCCTCGTTGTCGGCCCAAGCCTCGAAGTGATTCTGGGCTTTTCGGCTTTAGCGCCCGACGAAAGCAGGAAGAAACTACGGGCGGTGCCTCAAACTAACAAAGTGACAACACTCGACGGGGTCAAGACGACCTTGACCCAAGCCTTCAACTAACAACACGGGAACCTTTGGTTTTTTCTCCCCTCCTCAATCTTCCAAATACCGTGTGGGACCTACAGTGAAGTCACGCACGCGATATTGAAAACGAAGAACAAAATAAGTTGACCTGAGCACCAGGCCTCGCCGTGAGTCGCGAGAAACACACACGGTCATCGCAAGCTAGAGGCATCCAAACGGAGACAGCGAACACCAACGACACTCGTGCTCTTCCATAGATGTCCCATACTTTCCATCCTCTGGAGCTTTCAAATGGACCATTACTGTCGAAGAAAAAATGTGGGGTTGGTGACGCTAGCTCAGGGAAAATGGGTATCAGTGGTTGCCTCTTTCTTTGTTGATGCTAAATTGGAACAACTATCTATATTTCTACCATTGTGTTCATGGGACTTTACATGGAACTGCTTTAGAATCAGTAATGTGGAAGGGGTGCATGGTGGACTTCATCGGCTGGATTTTACTCTCTTTGTTGTTCACAGGAAATGTGCTGCTATATCAAGCAAATTTCTTCATCATACCTCATTGCTTCAGATTGCTACTAGCATCTAACAACTCAACAGCTCACTATACGCCCTCATCCCACTATCTTGCAACTTATGTCTATGTGTACCCAGTCAGATGTCAGTAGAACCACTTATTGTATCACTCTATGTAATCTATGGGTTCTGTTTTGTATAGCAGATGATCTTATTGTCTTTATCCTGATGTTATTTTTGGTTTTTGCTTCACTTTGTCAGTCTCCATTGCTGCTTATCATGTTGTCCGGCAGCACTGGGAACACGGTATGTAAGATGAGCTATATGCATTATTGAAGCTTGCAGGCTATAtttccacccaaaaaaaaaaaaaagaaacgactgaaaaaacaaagaaaaacagAGGCAGGAATCATAGAACATCTGGTTGAACAGATTtatgttacaattttttttttaattttatttttttgtggtgAGGGAGGCCAGTAAATAGGCCACCCAGAATTTTATTGGGAAAAGGAAGAACTGGTAATCACATGATtacaaaagaagaggataatcactcAACAACTTGGCGCTTGGGCGCAGACACAAATTAGATGGAGCAGCAGAATAGATACAAAAAAGACATCAAAGGAATTTAGTTGAGTGGGATAAAGAAGATGATGCTCTGTTCCACAGCTATCGAAGCAGAACCCACTACTGTGTCCAAGAGCAGCCAGCCGCTTGGATTCGCAGAGAACAGACCAAGGACAGGGAAGATAATTTCTATGGAAAAAGCTTGCCTTCCAGCACGTCCAGCCGATAGCAGCCAATAGCTACAGTATCACCGGCTGAGCCCGCTTAAGAAATCTTTGTTGTATCCAGTCAAGACACAAGAATCTCAAAGGGGACAGCGGATGAAGCATTTCCAAGGCTGAGCAAAAAGCTTATCAAATTGATCAGAAGAAGGGGCAGCTGGAAGATAGATGATCCACTGATTCCGGTGTAACGTTGCAGTCCTCTTAGATTTGTTGCAGGGAAGAGGATTTATGTGATAAGTAGCACCACTATTTGGTGCTGTAATCTACCTTCTACTAACTTAATACATGAATCTTATAACTGCAATAATCCAAGGTGTTCTTGACGTTCATAAAATGTGTCAAGGTTAAAGAACAAGCACGTCCCAACATATAGGAGACTAAATTCGCATCCGACTTAGGCCCCCacgccaaatatatatatatatatatatatatatatatatatatatatatatatatatatatatacagttaAGAGCTTATTGGACCGCGCGAGGAAGGGTCCGGGGGGATAGAAACCACAACTGCTCCTTCTAGCATCTGATTTACCTTCTTCATTGAAGGCCTCAGCGATGGCTCCTCCTGGATGCACCAAATGGCCACCTTCACAAAGGTCTCCAACATCCTCATGTCAGCCATCGCCTCTTCATCATTGCCTACCAAAAGGTCCAAACTCCCTTCTCTGTAGCAGTCATAAGCCCAAAATGTCAGCACTGCTCTGTCCTCATCCCCGGCCTCTGCTTCCAGGTTCTTCCTGCAGCATATGATCTCCAGCAACATGACCCCAAAGCTGTACACATCCACCTTCGCTGTGATTACAGTATTTCTAAACCACTCAGGTGAGACATATCCTCTAGTACCCCTTATTCCAGTACTTGTTCGAGACTGGTCCGTTCTTAGAAGCTTGGCCAGACCAAAATCTGATATCCTCGCAATAAGATTCTCATCCAGCAGTATGTTCTGAGGCTTTATATCACAGTGGATGATCTGAGTGGCGCACTCATCATGCAAGTAAGCAAGTCCTTTCGCAATCCCCATGGCAACCTGCACTCGTTTGTTCCAACTCGGCCTTTCACTCCCAAAGAGAAAGCTCGGGAGCGACCCATTGCACATGTATTCATACACCAGAATCCGATGGGTTCCTTCGTTACAGAAGCCAAACAATCTAACCAAATTCCTGTGGTGAGTCTGGCCGATCGATCTCACCTCGTTGGTGAATTCCTTCTCGCTGTCCTCATGCAACCTATGTAGTTTCTTCACTGCAATTGATGTTGCGGACTCTGATCCCGGCAGCAACCCCTTGTAGACTGCTCCGAATGATCCACTGCCCACTTCCTCGCTAAACCCTTTGGTAGCCTCTTCAAGCTCTTTGTAACTGAAGATTCTTAGGTTTAACCCCAGCATGGTCGTGTCCTGATCGAGCTTCTTCATACTCCTGTTTTTGTGGTAACAGTATACTATAGCAAAGATTGCAGTAATCAAGATCAAATTGAGAAACCCAGAGCCTCCCAGAAGCAAAGATTCGACGGGAATCAAAGTGCTTCGATTCTTTCTTTCCATGGCTATGATTGTAGTTGGAGGCCGAGGGAAGGAGGAATTATCTTTGGGCACTTTGATGAACATCTTCCCTCCGTCATTTACCTTCAACCCATTCGACAGAGGCAGCTTCTTCTTCCAACACTCCCCGCCCCTAAAGACCGCGACCTCGCACATGCAATCACTCAAACACAATGATCTGCAATTCTCTTCAGCCACCTGCATGTAATGCTCGTAGTCCCCGTTTGGCCAGTCGACATCGTATACCGTCTCCAGTTCGAACGAATCCGATTCATCTATCTCGCAGGTCTGGGCCTCAAAGTCTGGCTTGCAGCCTTTAAATTTCATGGCGGAATCCATGAACGAATAGCTCGATGGGCACCGGCAGTCAGGCCTCTGGTTCTCCAAGACACAGAAGCTATTGAATCCACATACACCTCCCTTGCAAATGTCTGTAGGTATGTTGGTCACGACCGACCATTTGTCCCCCCATCTCGCCTTTCCCGATTCCGTCTTCGGGTAGATATAAACTGTGAAGACGCCGTCGACGTCGAGCGTCGCCCTCCGGTAGAAATCTTCCATCGAGTAGGTTCGGGTGGAGGTTATATTCATTTGAGTACCGTTGGATAGAACGTAGTAGAGGTCGCCGGACATGTTGAAGACGAGGGTGGAGTTGGAGCCGGAGCCCGTGGTGCCCAGGTCCCAATAGCCTTGGTAGAAGTTTCTGGCGGGCAGCGCCACTGGATAGAGCACCAGGTTGCCGTCGGTCTGCGCCGCGAGAGCGAACCGGCCGGTGGAGAAGTTGGAGTCCATGAACCGGGAGAAGAGGTTGGACCCCGGGGTCAGGACTTGGCCCGGTAGGAGGGTGTCGGTCGGCAAGCTGAAGCTCTGCCAGATAGGGGAGGAGAAGAGAATGAGGTTGCCGGTGTCGAGGAGGGCGGCGTAGGGTGCGCTTCTGACGCCGGGGTTCCAGATCTCGTTGCCGGTCTGGTCAGTGAGGGAGAGCTGGCCGTCGGAGGTGAGCTCGAGCTTGGACCCGGCCTGCACGGGGTTGTCGCCGTTGGCGAACCAGACAATTGTCTGGGGGTTGGTGGAGTTGAACCAGATGGCGAGGAGGAAGAGGGAGGCGTTGGAGTCGAGGGGTCGAAAGCCGAAGGCGaagtcgccggagggggagggcCAGGAGGTGGTTGGGCCAAGGGGGGTCAGGGTGGTGCCCTGGGTCAGGTTGGCATAGGTTTGAGCCGTTGCCGGGAGAGTACGGGTAAGAAGGAATAGACTGAAGAGAATGAGATGGTGCGAGATAACAAGAGACGCCATtgcaagagatttttttctaCGCCACGGGCGATTCTTGTTCGCGGGCTTAACAGGGCGGTGCCGGGCGATGATAACAAGACCGGTGAGGCGAGAACTTATCAGGGAGGCTGAGCCAATGAAAAAATGCCGCGGCACTCCAATTAGATAGCGATATTTACGGGACAAGTTGTACGCGGAGCGGACCTTCTTTTCCTGAATGGCTTGGAGGTTCGGCGACTTTTTAAGTAGCGTCTCCAGCCAATAATTGCCTCTCAAGTTAAGATTAAGTTGAGAGCTTTGAGCAATGATTTTTAATTAACTTCTTGTTGCGGTCAATTTTCTCATCATCTGATCATCAAAAACGAGCATCTGTAAGATAAATCTACATTGATCGGAGATACCTCtggcggggatcctccgacgatcaagtcagagaggagactaagcaacagtagaaaagaatcaggagcTTAGCGGGAGAGAgccagggagagagagagagagagagagctcaggaGCTTAGGAAGCCTCCTCCTTACcaacactgttgccttctccatttTATAGTAAAGCACGGCGTGGTCCtgccattaatggcgcagacaatcggggagttatcaaatcgtcggaggctgtcagagtcgccgcggactaacaagtcgccgtgggctgtcaaatcactggggctgacctatgtccttggcaggacgatGCCCCAGGACGGCCACGCCGCATGTCCTTGTCAGGACAGCAGGCCATAGCAGTCGTACGATGTTTGGGAGAgctgaccgaccatacgtcggtattcggccGCGGGACGTCGGGTAAAGACCCggggacaccgtcggctggtctggcgcattgcgggagtcggacgtcggctgccaccacCCCCCAACAGTGAGTCGGTATTTCGGGCTCCACCGCTCGACTGGTCGGGAACAGAATGGGTCCACCCGGCCGAGACTCCTTTAGTCGgataatgtcggcagctactGTCGGCGGTCGTCGGTCGgtacggtcggtagagtcggatgtCGGTCGAACTGGTCCGAAGGTGAGTCGGCATAAAAGGGATCgttcggtatatcccaacagttgtcccCCCCACTCTTGAGTCGGATGTCGTATCGGCCAGCATTCCCACATGGGCGACAGCCTCAGACGAAAGGAGTGGCTATCTATCACAtcatgctccgactctgacgACCGTACCAATG
The DNA window shown above is from Elaeis guineensis isolate ETL-2024a chromosome 8, EG11, whole genome shotgun sequence and carries:
- the LOC140850794 gene encoding G-type lectin S-receptor-like serine/threonine-protein kinase LECRK3 — translated: MASLVISHHLILFSLFLLTRTLPATAQTYANLTQGTTLTPLGPTTSWPSPSGDFAFGFRPLDSNASLFLLAIWFNSTNPQTIVWFANGDNPVQAGSKLELTSDGQLSLTDQTGNEIWNPGVRSAPYAALLDTGNLILFSSPIWQSFSLPTDTLLPGQVLTPGSNLFSRFMDSNFSTGRFALAAQTDGNLVLYPVALPARNFYQGYWDLGTTGSGSNSTLVFNMSGDLYYVLSNGTQMNITSTRTYSMEDFYRRATLDVDGVFTVYIYPKTESGKARWGDKWSVVTNIPTDICKGGVCGFNSFCVLENQRPDCRCPSSYSFMDSAMKFKGCKPDFEAQTCEIDESDSFELETVYDVDWPNGDYEHYMQVAEENCRSLCLSDCMCEVAVFRGGECWKKKLPLSNGLKVNDGGKMFIKVPKDNSSFPRPPTTIIAMERKNRSTLIPVESLLLGGSGFLNLILITAIFAIVYCYHKNRSMKKLDQDTTMLGLNLRIFSYKELEEATKGFSEEVGSGSFGAVYKGLLPGSESATSIAVKKLHRLHEDSEKEFTNEVRSIGQTHHRNLVRLFGFCNEGTHRILVYEYMCNGSLPSFLFGSERPSWNKRVQVAMGIAKGLAYLHDECATQIIHCDIKPQNILLDENLIARISDFGLAKLLRTDQSRTSTGIRGTRGYVSPEWFRNTVITAKVDVYSFGVMLLEIICCRKNLEAEAGDEDRAVLTFWAYDCYREGSLDLLVGNDEEAMADMRMLETFVKVAIWCIQEEPSLRPSMKKVNQMLEGAVVVSIPPDPSSRGPISS